Proteins encoded together in one Mercenaria mercenaria strain notata chromosome 18, MADL_Memer_1, whole genome shotgun sequence window:
- the LOC128550513 gene encoding uncharacterized protein LOC128550513, translating to MRWNPETDVLYIPQHTLSMQNDHLLTKREILKESSSIFDPLGLLNPVTVRSKVLMQSLWQRKLEWDELLPDDIIKGWCSIRADVKKATDMKFPRCYFPDDSPTEKNLHIFCDASVKAYGACAYIVSGSHSTLAMAKNRVAPIKQLTILKLELCAAVLGARLCHHIITSIECQRVYLWSDSGFQHQRSDPYLYPTEYKKYMN from the coding sequence ATGCGTTGGAATCCTGAAACAGATGTCTTGTATATACCGCAACATACATTGTCCATGCAGAATGACCACTTACTGACGAAAAGAGAGATCTTGAAGGAATCATCATCTATATTCGATCCGCTTGGATTATTGAACCCTGTCACAGTGAGAAGTAAAGTTCTGATGCAATCATTATGGCAACGCAAGTTAGAGTGGGACGAGCTTTTACCAGACGACATAATTAAAGGGTGGTGCAGCATAAGAGCAGACGTTAAAAAAGCCACCGACATGAAGTTTCCACGCTGTTATTTCCCAGATGATTCTcctacagaaaaaaatcttcacaTTTTCTGCGACGCAAGTGTGAAAGCATACGGCGCATGCGCGTACATTGTTTCCGGAAGTCACAGCACACTTGCTATGGCCAAGAACAGAGTAGCACCCATTAAGCAGCTAACCATCCTGAAACTCGAGCTTTGTGCAGCTGTCCTGGGAGCCAGACTGTGCCATCATATTATCACAAGTATAGAGTGTCAGAGAGTTTACCTGTGGAGCGACAGTGGATTTCAACATCAAAGAAGCGACCCATATTTGTATCCAACAGAGTACAAGAAATACATGAACTGA
- the LOC128550514 gene encoding uncharacterized protein LOC128550514 — translation MVPWSGLADKHSQFSSEEYHITDTHYLKKTNSRCIKPALVRQLDLYLDIDKILRCGGRIANAPLPEETRFPYLIPSRRKLTELIVTDAHETQLRAGLESTVTYLRQRFRIPSIRQRVRTIIRTCVTCRKVTAKPYRVPDPPPLPSDRLKHAPPFSVTGIDFTVKATDRRLLKVYICLFT, via the exons ATGGTTCCATGGTCCGGATTGGCTGACAAACACAGCCAGTTTTCCAGTGAAGAGTACCATATCACAGATACAC ATTACCTGAAAAAGACCAATTCTAGATGCATTAAACCTGCATTAGTGCGACAACTAGACCTGTACCTTGACATAGACAAAATACTACGCTGTGGAGGACGTATTGCCAACGCACCATTACCTGAGGAAACACGATTCCCATATCTGATACCATCTAGAAGAAAACTTACTGAGTTGATAGTTACAGACGCTCACGAAACACAACTTCGCGCAGGCTTAGAGAGTACAGTCACATACTTACGTCAACGTTTTAGGATTCCCAGTATACGTCAACGTGTGAGAACCATCATCCGCACGTGCGTCACGTGCCGTAAAGTGACGGCAAAGCCTTACCGAGTACCAGATCCACCCCCTCTACCCAGTGACAGACTCAAACACGCACCTCCGTTTTCCGTAACCGGCATTGATTTCACCGTGAAAGCTACAGACAGAAGATTGCTGAAAGTATATATCTGCCTGTTTACCTGA
- the LOC128550515 gene encoding uncharacterized protein LOC128550515, which translates to MKTESFMLAVRRFISRQSTPKVFISDNALTFIATAKIMKEEVLNPHGITWKFIPQHAPWYGGWWERLIGLTKTSLKKVLGKALINLETLQTLITEVECIINDRPLTHSSTDPTDDVPLTPSHLLYGRRITTPIYPDDREEPEADDMSRDKADKLYRFKSATIEHFWSRWKHEYLTSLREFHKHLGGEGDLIRIGDVVQIHDDTLLRSRWSLGVIDDVVTGADGRTRAARVKSRKGIITRPIAKLYPLELIE; encoded by the coding sequence ATGAAGACAGAATCTTTTATGCTAGCTGTTCGCAGATTTATCAGCAGGCAATCCACACCAAAAGTATTCATTTCCGACAACGCATTGACATTTATAGCTACGGCCAAGATTATGAAAGAAgaagttttgaacccacatggcATTACCTGGAAGTTCATCCCTCAACACGCTCCGTGGTATGGCGGTTGGTGGGAAAGACTCATTGGACTCACCAAGACCAGTCTGAAGAAAGTCCTTGGAAAGGCGTTAATCAACTTAGAAACCCTACAGACGCTCATTACCGAAGTCGAGTGTATAATTAATGATCGGCCGCTGACCCATTCATCAACAGATCCAACAGACGACGTACCCTTGACGCCATCACACTTACTATACGGACGAAGAATCACAACACCTATCTATCCAGACGACCGAGAGGAACCGGAAGCAGACGATATGTCACGTGATAAAGCAGACAAGCTATACCGTTTTAAGTCTGCTACAATTGAACATTTTTGGTCCCGGTGGAAGCACGAGTACCTTACATCGTTAAGAGAGTTCCACAAACATTTAGGAGGCGAAGGCGATCTGATTCGAATTGGCGACGTAGTCCAGATTCACGACGACACATTACTCAGAAGCAGGTGGTCCTTAGGTGTTATTGATGACGTTGTTACTGGAGCAGATGGACGTACACGTGCAGCACGAGTCAAATCTAGAAAGGGCATCATCACCAGACCTATAGCAAAACTTTATCCGCTTGAGCTGATTGAATAG